A part of Miscanthus floridulus cultivar M001 chromosome 6, ASM1932011v1, whole genome shotgun sequence genomic DNA contains:
- the LOC136457569 gene encoding probable WRKY transcription factor 72, which translates to MEVAVERRPPPQVKEEKRPDAKPEIAAAPIIGSALPIVFESFPSTQRDAAGINIKQEGRRLEAARAEMGEVREENERLKSMLSRIVSQYQSLQMHFLDVVKVQEQASVAKAENKFPVALAPTTDDDGPDDLVSLILGTRANSGGGGAASRRKGHERSSSSSGTADEMTTAGADDEGHHQLSLGLGFARGSGLPSSTAATDDDKGSHASAAPVLNLSSDTSGSADDNDDAKPAVAAVGTARKSPSAGAGDGSADDEVQQQAKKARVSVRVKCDTPTMPDGCQWRKYGQKISKGNPCPRAYYRCTVEPHCPVRKQVQRCAEDMSILITTYEGAHNHPLPPAATAMASTTSAAAAMLTSGSTTSAASASLVHGHHHPLAAAAGMLGPTTMVSTAASCPTITLDLTSPAAPHSLMHSSPYAAAAAAAAGFESKAVPAAWSNGYLAYGGAHPSYYAKSSPSPALGQLFGGSLGVPSRPEQLYAQSYLQRANSLGGGHGAVAPAVTDTLAKAITSDPSFQSALAAAITSVMGRGGAAAAQK; encoded by the exons ATGGAGGTCGCCGTCGAGAGGCGGCCGCCGCCGCAGGTGAAGGAGGAGAAGAGGCCTGACGCCAAGCCAGAGATCGCCGCCGCACCG ATAATAGGAAGCGCTCTTCCGATAGTCTTCGAAAGCTTTCCATCGACGCAAAGAGACGCGGCCGGCATCAACATCAAGCAGGAGGGACGCAGGCTGGAGGCGGCCAGGGCGGAGATGGGCGAGGTGAGGGAGGAGAACGAGCGCCTCAAGTCGATGCTGTCCCGCATCGTCAGCCAGTACCAGTCCCTGCAGATGCACTTCCTCGACGTCGTCAAGGTGCAGGAGCAAGCATCTGTAGCCAAGGCGGAGAACAAGTTCCCCGTGGCGCTGGCGCCCACCACCGACGACGACGGCCCCGACGACCTCGTCTCCCTGATCCTCGGCACGAGGGCCAacagcggtggcggtggcgccgcCTCCCGCCGCAAGGGGCACGAgaggtcgtcgtcctcgtccggCACCGCTGATGAGATGACCACCGCTGGCGCCGATGACGAAGGCCACCACCAGCTCTCCCTCGGGCTCGGCTTCGCGCGCGGGAGCGGGCTGCCGTCGTCCACGGCGGCCACGGATGACGACAAGGGGAGCCACGCGTCCGCGGCGCCCGTCCTGAACCTGAGCTCCGACACTAGCGGCAGCGCCGACGACAACGATGACGCCAAACCTGCCGTGGCCGCCGTGGGCACCGCCCGTAAGAGCCCGAGCGCCGGTGCCGGAGACGGATCAGCTGACgacgaggtgcagcagcaggccaagaaggctagggtttccGTCAGGGTCAAATGCGACACTCCCACG ATGCCCGATGGCTGCCAATGGCGAAAGTACGGGCAGAAGATCTCCAAGGGGAACCCGTGCCCGCGCGCCTACTACCGCTGCACGGTGGAGCCGCACTGCCCGGTGAGGAAGCAGGTGCAGCGGTGCGCGGAGGACATGTCGATCCTGATCACCACGTACGAGGGCGCGCACAACCACCCGCTCCCGCcggcggcgacggccatggcgtccACGACctccgcggcggcggccatgCTCACCTCGGGCTCCACCACCTCCGCCGCCTCGGCCTCGCTCGTCCACGGCCACCACCACCCGCTGGCAGCCGCCGCCGGGATGCTGGGCCCCACCACCATGGTCTCCACCGCCGCGTCCTGCCCCACCATCACGCTCGACCTCACCTCCCCCGCCGCGCCGCACTCCCTCATGCACTCCTCGCcctacgccgccgccgctgcagcagCAGCGGGGTTCGAGTCCAAGGCGGTCCCGGCGGCGTGGAGCAACGGGTACCTGGCGTACGGCGGCGCCCACCCGTCCTACTACGCCAAGagctcgccgtcgccggcgcTGGGGCAACTGTTCGGTGGAAGCCTGGGCGTGCCATCGCGACCGGAACAGCTGTACGCCCAGTCGTACCTGCAGAGAGCCAACAGCctgggcggcggccatggcgcggtgGCTCCAGCCGTCACGGACACGCTCGCGAAGGCGATCACGTCGGATCCGAGCTTCCAGTCTGCGCTGGCGGCGGCGATCACGTCCGTCATGGGCCGCGGCGGAGCCGCTGCTGCCCAGAAGTGA